The Longimicrobiaceae bacterium genome has a segment encoding these proteins:
- a CDS encoding hemolysin family protein: MGVIPWVVIAVLIALTGLYVAAEFAAVSVRRSRIRQRAEQGDAQALRLLPVLEDPRRLDNYIAACQVGITLTSLIVGAYAQATIAVQLRPVLQELAGLSPVAARSTSTVVVLVGLTTLAMVLGELIPKSVALQFPTRTALATSLPMAWSLAIFSGSIRVLNGSGALILRLFGAPNVGHHHIHSPEEIDLLIAESRDGGLLEPDEHRRLRRALQLGIRPARHLMVPRPQISAIEIGTPMPEVVRAVSESPYTRLPVYRGTIDHVVGMVHTRDLFTRYLEGRPTTLEELLRPILIVHESVTADRLLTLMRERRSHQAVVADEFGGVAGLVTLEDVLTEVMGDVADEFKTAEARPERLPDGRVRLPGFLRLDEAEPWIGISLEGEADTVGGRVVEELGHLPEPGERVVVDGVELEVEAVTNHAVASLIATPLDGGDEDPGEEG; this comes from the coding sequence GTGGGCGTGATCCCCTGGGTGGTCATCGCGGTGCTGATCGCGCTGACCGGGCTGTACGTCGCCGCGGAGTTCGCGGCCGTGAGCGTGCGCCGCAGCCGGATCCGCCAGCGCGCCGAGCAGGGCGACGCCCAGGCGCTGCGCCTCCTCCCGGTGCTGGAGGACCCGCGCCGGCTGGACAACTACATCGCCGCCTGCCAGGTGGGGATCACCCTCACGAGCCTGATCGTCGGCGCGTACGCCCAGGCCACCATCGCCGTCCAGCTCCGCCCCGTGCTTCAGGAGCTGGCCGGGTTGAGCCCGGTGGCGGCCCGGTCGACCTCCACCGTGGTGGTGCTGGTGGGGCTCACCACGCTGGCGATGGTGCTGGGCGAGCTGATCCCCAAGTCGGTGGCGCTGCAGTTTCCCACCCGCACCGCGCTGGCGACCTCGCTCCCCATGGCGTGGTCGCTCGCCATCTTCTCCGGCTCCATCCGCGTCCTGAACGGGAGCGGGGCGCTGATCCTGCGCCTCTTCGGCGCGCCGAACGTGGGGCACCACCACATCCACTCCCCGGAGGAGATCGACCTGCTGATCGCGGAGAGCCGCGACGGCGGACTCCTGGAGCCGGACGAGCACCGCCGGCTGAGGCGCGCCCTGCAGCTCGGGATCCGCCCCGCGCGGCACCTGATGGTCCCCCGCCCCCAGATCTCCGCCATCGAGATCGGCACGCCCATGCCGGAGGTGGTGCGGGCCGTTTCCGAGAGCCCCTACACGCGCCTCCCCGTCTACCGCGGCACCATCGACCACGTGGTGGGGATGGTGCACACGCGCGACCTGTTCACGCGGTACCTGGAGGGGCGCCCCACCACGCTGGAGGAGCTGCTCCGTCCCATCCTGATCGTACACGAGAGCGTCACCGCCGACCGGCTGCTGACGCTCATGCGCGAGCGGCGCAGCCACCAGGCCGTGGTGGCGGACGAGTTCGGCGGGGTGGCCGGGCTGGTGACGCTGGAGGACGTGCTCACCGAGGTGATGGGCGACGTGGCGGACGAGTTCAAGACTGCGGAGGCCCGTCCCGAGCGCCTCCCCGACGGCCGGGTGCGGCTCCCCGGCTTCCTCCGCCTGGACGAGGCGGAGCCGTGGATCGGGATCTCGCTCGAGGGCGAGGCCGACACCGTGGGCGGCCGCGTGGTGGAGGAGCTGGGCCACCTCCCCGAGCCCGGGGAGCGCGTCGTGGTGGACGGGGTGGAGCTGGAGGTCGAGGCGGTGACCAACCACGCCGTCGCCTCCCTCATCGCGACGCCGCTGGACGGCGGCGACGAGGACCCGGGAGAGGAGGGGTAG